One genomic window of Corticium candelabrum chromosome 21, ooCorCand1.1, whole genome shotgun sequence includes the following:
- the LOC134196642 gene encoding uncharacterized protein LOC134196642 has product MKQQLEERLSSMDSLEQEMQKVKETFAANLKQLTEEKHTVKEQARSLVSKLRSCDDAFHQQLEAKERSHNDAMAQLRHNQQAEIDIANRRVVEVEEGMHQLLHEMAAENEQWSRECRNWL; this is encoded by the exons ATGAAACAGCAGTTGGAAGAACGCCTATCATCAATGGACTCGTTAGAGCAGGAAATGCAGAAGGTAAAAGAAACATTTGCTGCCAATTTGAAACAATTGACAGAAGAGAAGCATACTGTCAAAGAACAAGCCAG ATCTCTTGTATCTAAACTTCGATCATGTGATGATGCATTTCATCAACAACTTGAGGCTAAAGAAAGGAGTCACAATGATGCTATGGCACAGCTTCGGCACAATCAACAGGCAGAAATTGACATTGCAAATAGAAGA GTGGTAGAAGTCGAGGAGGGGATGCATCAGCTATTGCATGAAATGGCTGCTGAAAACGAGCAATGGAGTCGAGAATGCAGAAACTGGCTGTAG
- the LOC134196389 gene encoding NFX1-type zinc finger-containing protein 1-like — MDYLPQQGGARGRRAGRYRGQRGRGCGGDRGRRRHPVEGTEANRERQYNYQQLNGYVVEEQHDGGHRRGRGARGERGRGRGNQQAYRGEYRGGRVRGRGTGRGREGTHDVSGVTRTFTISDRFLRELKESSPREITLQVSMKPDSFSRLLNSGNVGNRDRLRLILGLFAKGCASTMNQMLNDMLACMLHSEFFRNHLKRYLSTLSRPEVLMYTTVGEVVEDVESIVTLVNVMLERFPSQADEIVVLDKLKLTVDQLSASDIPLPSGLIERVTDLVKASDDCVMQRELRQLHSSLPQALRLEDPPDDFRAVEVVPTSEELAKNQRPFLRPNIVDGAFKDLDQYLDVQFRLLREDFVGPLREGIATLPEDDVRRKRGSPNDLRLYRNAWISQPVCTFSGLTHKIVFDVSHLRRVNWSYSRRLIFGSLLCFSNDHFKTMKFAVVSNRNVEDLKKGIIEVRFMNGLDDVKDMQAGQLYTFAESPAYFEAYRHVLHRLQHITLELPLQFYIVKCEKNSAHPPRYLRPEHRDGEVPVMDLRSALGCNDSRARRVTVTDWDAWPPCVKVELDESQLAAIKTAMTREFALIQGPPGTGKTYLGLKVMRALIENRHVWDPARTSPILVVCYTNHALDQFLEGVLEFHKTGVIRVGGRSESEVLKNLNLNAITRRERQDHAIPGVIFHNQKKQRYEMHKMQDAMKETLTNLERRGVIGVKSISGIPCCELAIQLNDRGQFSRIGYSLLDEWLRIVCFDSQISVDPNRGTPGNDKPEAAAADNGQASEQESESAEADADDDEAKLLEAQRRMEGEEFAHLEDARAPENDAENAANQEEEANAVIVDELFQGIPEAEPDSELAENDQDWIVAIDRKRRNRKVHKGLSTQPMTQEEVDMVENIWDLDQNNRWRLYNYWMQKRKDYFQEIMATLSAEFEAAAERLNEIDEQESLHVLKGATIIGMTTTGAAKHHRLLLEVKPKIIVVEEAAEVYEAHIVTTLSASAEHLILIGDHQQLRPNPHVFRLAKEYKLDVSLFERMINNGMPCARLDVQHRMRPEIAELMKPIYNGLRNHESVYEYENIAGVKHNMFFIEHNQTENENEDLKSHFNIHEASFVAGLCRYLMLQGISSNKITVLTTYTGQVLSLKKFMPKATYNGVRITAVDNYQGEENDVIILSLVRSNVQGKIGFLKTSNRVCVALSRAKKGFYCIGNMTLLAKESELWRKIVQEMRNNGIVGPGLELCCQVHPDTSFFACQSTDFKNAPEGGCTRPCEFRLACGHVCALACHPYDRQHVRYKCRKKCVKKCGSGHQCQNKCYQECGKCTVPVNKIVPRCNHIQSIPCGDSPLQFRCLGPCSTILACGHLCSNKCGDKDCTKKCLEMVSKTWPCGHTANVRCYEQATYLCPEPCSDMLECEHPCVGTCGKCCEGRLHIACRSCCGRTLVCSHACEYPCTKNCPPCSRSCENACVHSKCHRECGELCDPCQEPCQWECAHYACTKLCGEPCDRPRCNIPCQRILKCGHDCIGLCGEKCPSLCRLCHFEKVAEIFFGDEDDPKARFLQLEDCGHIFEVKGLDRWMDSKEENEEGGVNIGLKQCPRCKIAVRRSLRYGNVVKQALQDIEMVKRRMLDQEQEMEITVRQLTREAVQLAGQLQVCTLFKYQVTSRESYRRRILDNFDLGLERNEFFIDNTVLEDESPSGKILQRLRDRRTVEEVTTIQNQIQFLPSIVDVANKIDKTQTENGYRLQPVCQKLLADLNELVTFLMRPVLSEQQLGDIQLMMEKVELELNFRILMEKLRPRLGQLTTHDKLYVRVVEDGLKDKRKRTREDTKAIRKIIKRLSDTYSVFGLSKAEKLEIVRAMGFKPGHWYKCRNGHVYAIGDCGGADERSRCPECKEEIGGQSHRLVAGNAPALEFDGSQAPAWPI, encoded by the coding sequence ATGGATTATTTACCACAGCAAGGTGGTGCTCGCGGTCGTCGTGCTGGTCGCTATCGAGGACAAAGAGGAAGAGGATGCGGCGGAGACCGAGGACGTCGACGACATCCTGTGGAAGGAACCGAAGCAAACAGAGAGCGACAGTACAACTACCAACAATTGAACGGGTACGTCGTTGAAGAACAACATGATGGAGGTCACCGGCGTGGACGTGGAGCCCGAGGAGAACGAGGACGAGGACGAGGCAATCAGCAAGCGTATAGAGGTGAATATAGAGGCGGTAGAGTACGAGGAAGAGGAACAGGGAGAGGAAGAGAAGGAACTCATGACGTAAGTGGCGTCACCAGAACATTTACCATTAGCGATCGTTTCTTACGCGAACTGAAAGAAAGCAGTCCCCGGGAGATCACTCTACAGGTTTCGATGAAACCAGATAGTTTCAGTCGCCTACTTAACTCTGGAAATGTAGGCAATCGTGATCGTCTTAGACTCATCTTAGGTTTGTTTGCAAAGGGCTGTGCAAGTACGATGAATCAAATGCTAAATGACATGCTGGCTTGTATGCTTCACTCAGAGTTTTTTCGTAACCATTTGAAGAGGTACCTCTCAACACTTAGCCGGCCTGAAGTCTTGATGTACACAACAGTTGGTGAGGTCGTGGAAGACGTGGAGAGTATTGTTACTCTGGTCAATGTAATGCTAGAGCGATTTCCAAGTCAAGCAGATGAAATTGTGGTACTGGACAAACTGAAGCTGACCGTCGATCAACTGTCTGCTTCAGACATACCACTACCGAGCGGTTTGATTGAACGGGTAACTGACCTCGTGAAAGCCAGCGATGACTGTGTTATGCAAAGAGAATTAAGACAGCTGCATAGCTCTCTGCCTCAAGCATTGAGACTGGAAGATCCCCCTGATGACTTCCGGGCTGTTGAAGTAGTCCCTACAAGTGAGGAACTGGCTAAAAACCAAAGGCCTTTTCTGAGACCAAATATCGTCGATGGTGCTTTTAAAGACCTCGACCAATACTTGGACGTACAGTTTCGTTTGTTGAGAGAAGACTTTGTCGGACCGTTGCGAGAGGGCATTGCCACTCTTCCAGAGGATGACGTCAGGCGCAAGAGAGGCAGCCCAAATGATCTCCGGTTGTACCGTAATGCGTGGATCAGTCAACCAGTTTGCACGTTCAGTGGCCTAACGCATAAGATTGTATTTGACGTGTCTCATTTACGTCGAGTAAACTGGAGTTACTCTCGACGATTGATCTTTGGCTCGTTGTTATGTTTCTCAAACGACCATTTCAAGACGATGAAGTTTGCGGTCGTGTCTAACAGAAACGTTGAAGATTTGAAGAAAGGGATCATCGAGGTGCGTTTCATGAACGGTCTAGATGACGTGAAGGACATGCAAGCTGGTCAGTTATACACGTTTGCTGAGTCACCCGCTTACTTTGAGGCTTATCGCCACGTGCTCCATAGACTTCAGCACATTACGCTTGAACTTCCTTTGCAATTCTACATAGTAAAGTGTGAGAAGAACAGTGCACATCCTCCTCGTTATCTTCGTCCGGAACACCGTGATGGTGAGGTTCCCGTAATGGATTTGAGAAGCGCGCTGGGATGCAACGATTCTCGAGCCAGGCGGGTGACCGTCACCGATTGGGATGCTTGGCCGCCTTGCGTTAAAGTCGAATTGGACGAATCGCAACTTGCTGCCATAAAGACTGCAATGACGAGAGAGTTTGCTTTGATACAAGGACCGCCAGGTACTGGAAAGACTTATCTGGGTCTCAAGGTTATGAGAGCATTGATTGAGAACCGTCATGTATGGGATCCCGCTCGTACATCTCCGATTTTGGTCGTTTGCTACACAAATCACGCTCTGGACCAGTTCTTGGAAGGAGTCTTAGAGTTTCATAAAACTGGTGTCATAAGAGTTGGCGGTCGTAGTGAAAGCGAGGTCTTGAAGAATTTAAATCTGAACGCTATTACTCGTAGAGAGAGACAAGACCATGCAATTCCGGGCGTCATATTTCATAACCAAAAGAAGCAGCGTTATGAAATGCACAAAATGCAAGATGCTATGAAGGAAACTCTGACTAACCTTGAACGACGAGGTGTAATTGGTGTCAAATCCATAAGTGGAATACCTTGTTGTGAGTTGGCTATTCAATTGAATGACAGGGGCCAATTTTCGCGTATAGGCTACAGTCTTCTTGATGAGTGGCTTCGTATTGTCTGTTTCGATTCTCAAATCTCCGTTGATCCAAACCGAGGAACTCCGGGGAACGATAAGCCTGAAGCAGCTGCAGCTGACAACGGCCAAGCTAGTGAGCAGGAATCTGAATCCGCAGAAGCTGacgctgatgatgatgaggcaAAACTTCTAGAAGCACAGAGAAGAATGGAAGGCGAAGAGTTTGCTCATTTGGAAGATGCAAGGGCACCCGAGAACGATGCTGAAAACGCTGCTAATCAAGAGGAAGAGGCCAACGCCGTCATTGTGGACGAACTGTTTCAAGGCATTCCAGAAGCAGAACCAGACAGTGAACTTGCAGAAAACGATCAGGATTGGATAGTTGCAATAGATAGAAAGAGGAGAAACCGAAAGGTGCACAAAGGGCTTTCCACACAACCAATGACACAGGAAGAAGTTGACATGGTAGAAAACATATGGGACCTTGATCAAAACAACCGCTGGCGACTTTACAACTACTGGATGCAGAAAAGAAAGGACTACTTTCAGGAAATTATGGCAACGCTTTCCGCAGAGTTTGAAGCAGCAGCAGAGCGACTCAACGAAATTGACGAACAAGAAAGCTTGCACGTCCTCAAGGGAGCGACCATTATCGGTATGACGACGACGGGAGCGGCCAAACACCACCGTCTTCTCCTCGAAGTAAAGCCCAAGATAATCGTCGTCGAAGAAGCAGCAGAAGTCTACGAAGCTCATATCGTCACAACATTATCAGCATCTGCCGAACATTTGATTCTCATCGGCGATCACCAACAACTTCGTCCCAATCCTCACGTCTTTCGACTAGCGAAGGAATACAAGTTAGACGTCTCGCTGTTCGAGAGAATGATCAATAATGGAATGCCGTGCGCACGATTAGATGTACAGCATCGGATGCGACCGGAGATCGCCGAGTTGATGAAACCAATCTACAACGGATTACGGAACCACGAATCGGTCTACGAGTACGAGAACATCGCAGGAGTGAAACACAATATGTTCTTCATCGAACACAACCAAACAGAAAACGAAAACGAGGACTTGAAAAGTCACTTTAATATTCACGAGGCGAGTTTTGTGGCTGGACTTTGTCGTTACTTGATGCTACAAGGAATTTCATCGAATAAGATTACCGTACTTACGACTTACACTGGCCAGGTTCTCAGTCTCAAGAAATTTATGCCAAAGGCGACATACAACGGTGTCCGCATCACAGCCGTCGACAATTATCAAGGCGAGGAGAACGACGTCATCATCTTGTCTCTGGTCAGAAGCAACGTCCAAGGTAAAATCGGATTCCTCAAAACGTCTAATCGAGTCTGTGTTGCGCTTTCGCGAGCAAAGAAAGGATTTTATTGCATTGGCAACATGACACTGTTGGCTAAGGAAAGCGAGCTTTGGAGGAAAATTGTTCAAGAAATGAGGAATAATGGAATAGTGGGTCCAGGCTTGGAACTGTGCTGTCAAGTCCATCCCGATACTTCTTTTTTTGCGTGTCAGTCGACCGACTTCAAGAATGCGCCGGAGGGCGGATGCACGCGACCCTGCGAGTTTAGACTTGCTTGCGGACACGTCTGTGCTCTTGCGTGTCATCCATACGATCGGCAACACGTGCGATATAAGTGTCGCAAAAAATGCGTAAAGAAGTGTGGAAGTGGGCACCAGTGCCAGAATAAATGCTACCAAGAGTGTGGAAAATGCACTGTTCCAGTGAACAAGATCGTACCGAGATGCAATCACATCCAATCTATTCCATGTGGCGACAGTCCACTTCAGTTTCGTTGCTTAGGTCCTTGCTCTACTATACTCGCCTGCGGGCACTTGTGCAGCAACAAGTGTGGTGATAAAGATTGCACAAAGAAATGTTTGGAGATGGTATCCAAGACGTGGCCATGCGGGCACACGGCTAATGTGCGTTGCTACGAACAGGCGACGTATTTGTGTCCAGAACCGTGCAGTGATATGCTCGAATGCGAGCACCCTTGTGTCGGAACATGCGGGAAATGTTGTGAAGGGAGGCTACACATAGCTTGCCGATCGTGTTGTGGCAGAACACTCGTCTGCTCGCACGCATGCGAATACCCGTGCACCAAGAATTGTCCTCCTTGCAGCCGGAGCTGCGAAAACGCGTGCGTTCACAGCAAGTGTCACAGAGAATGCGGAGAACTGTGTGATCCGTGCCAAGAGCCTTGCCAGTGGGAGTGTGCCCACTATGCTTGCACTAAACTATGCGGAGAACCTTGCGATCGTCCACGTTGTAACATACCATGTCAACGAATTCTGAAATGTGGTCATGATTGCATTGGTTTATGTGGAGAGAAATGTCCAAGTCTGTGCCGACTGTGCCACTTTGAGAAAGTGGCGGAAATATTCTTTGGAGATGAAGACGATCCGAAGGCACGGTTTCTTCAATTGGAAGACTGTGGTCACATATTTGAAGTGAAAGGTCTCGATCGCTGGATGGATTCAAAAGAAGAAAACGAAGAGGGTGGAGTTAATATAGGGCTAAAGCAATGTCCGCGTTGTAAAATCGCAGTGAGACGAAGTCTTCGTTACGGGAATGTCGTGAAACAGGCGCTGCAAGATATCGAGATGGTAAAGCGGAGGATGTTAGATCAAGAGCAAGAGATGGAGATAACGGTCAGGCAACTGACAAGAGAGGCAGTCCAACTGGCAGGACAGTTGCAAGTCTGTACATTGTTCAAATATCAGGTTACTTCGCGGGAAAGCTATCGCAGAAGAATTTTGGATAATTTTGATCTCGGTTTAGAACGCAATGAGTTCTTCATCGACAATACGGTCTTGGAGGATGAAAGTCCATCAGGAAAAATTCTTCAACGTTTGCGCGATCGGCGGACTGTAGAAGAAGTGACTACTATTCAAAATCAGATTCAGTTCTTACCATCCATTGTCGATGTAGCTAACAAGATCGACAAGACGCAGACTGAGAATGGATACCGTTTACAGCCAGTTTGTCAGAAACTGCTAGCTGATCTCAATGAGCTGGTCACATTTCTCATGAGACCTGTTCTGAGCGAACAACAGCTGGGAGACATACAGTTGATGATGGAGAAAGTCGAATTGGAGTTAAACTTTCGGATCCTTATGGAAAAACTCAGGCCTCGATTGGGTCAGCTCACTACCCACGACAAGTTATATGTTCGTGTGGTTGAAGATGGTCTGAAGGACAAACGGAAGAGGACGCGTGAAGACACGAAGGCAATACGAAAGATAATCAAGCGCTTGTCTGATACTTACAGTGTGTTTGGCTTATCGAAGGCGGAAAAACTTGAGATAGTGCGCGCTATGGGCTTTAAACCGGGTCATTGGTACAAATGTCGAAACGGACATGTTTACGCTATTGGAGATTGCGGGGGTGCAGACGAAAGAAGCAGATGTCCCGAATGTAAGGAAGAAATCGGAGGACAAAGTCATCGTTTGGTCGCAGGCAACGCTCCTGCTCTTGAATTTGACGGCTCCCAAGCGCCGGCTTGGCCAATATAA
- the LOC134196543 gene encoding TNF receptor-associated factor 3-like, producing the protein MTCCVSNHVTRCSNELDVSRSAVVELKRRVETSREDHDVATQTNRRLQIELASKLPFIENKMVELEAQQRLMQHKTIQACYQSVDNVQKECREKVKGMEQHLRLLTKKLTDFEDIVWKQSTRIQQLEGMLSHCQTLRSSRFIDQVEAQERVTATHNARLSEQGLRLDLLDCKNTNGVLLWKITDVKRRRRDAVMGKTSSIYSQPFYTSTNGYKLCARMYLNGDGMGRGTHLSLFVVVMRGEYDVLLEWPFQHKITLILIDQNSRRQICDAFRPDPTSSSFQRPRSDMNVASGCPLFCPLTTLDSGGYIREDAMFVKIVVDCSNVIRPEAG; encoded by the coding sequence ATGACATGCTGCGTGTCCAACCATGTTACACGCTGCAGTAATGAACTGGACGTCAGTCGGTCTGCCGTTGTCGAACTGAAGCGCAGAGTCGAAACAAGCAGGGAAGACCACGACGTCGCGACTCAGACCAATCGACGGCTCCAAATCGAACTGGCTAGCAAACTGCCTTTCATCGAGAACAAGATGGTCGAGTTGGAGGCTCAGCAGAGACTGATGCAACACAAGACGATACAGGCATGCTATCAGTCCGTCGACAACGTGCAGAAAGAATGCCGAGAAAAGGTCAAAGGCATGGAGCAACACCTAAGACTCCTGACGAAAAAACTTACAGACTTTGAAGATATTGTGTGGAAGCAAAGCACGAGAATTCAACAGTTGGAGGGGATGCTGTCTCACTGTCAAACTCTTCGATCGAGTCGCTTCATCGATCAGGTCGAGGCTCAAGAACGAGTGACGGCCACGCACAACGCCAGACTATCGGAGCAAGGACTGAGATTGGATCTGCTCGATTGCAAAAACACCAACGGCGTCCTGCTGTGGAAGATCACCGACGTGAAACGACGGAGGAGAGACGCCGTGATGGGCAAAACGTCGTCGATTTACTCTCAGCCGTTCTATACGTCTACGAATGGATACAAATTGTGTGCTCGAATGTACCTTAATGGTGACGGAATGGGACGAGGCACGCATCTCTCACTTTTTGTTGTCGTAATGAGAGGAGAGTACGATGTCTTGCTTGAGTGGCCGTTCCAACATAAGATCACTTTGATTCTTATTGATCAAAACAGCAGGAGACAAATATGCGACGCGTTTCGACCCGACCCGACGTCGTCGTCCTTTCAAAGACCGAGAAGTGACATGAACGTCGCCAGTGGGTGTCCTTTGTTTTGTCCACTGACGACACTCGACAGTGGAGGCTACATCAGAGAAGACGCCATGTTTGTCAAGATTGTCGTTGACTGTTCAAATGTGATTCGCCCAGAGGCAGGATAA